The Thunnus maccoyii chromosome 9, fThuMac1.1, whole genome shotgun sequence genome includes a region encoding these proteins:
- the pip5k1bb gene encoding phosphatidylinositol 4-phosphate 5-kinase type-1 beta, with the protein MSTTTENGMGGPWSTSREKTYKKTTSSALKGAIQLGIGYTVGNLTSKPDRDVLMQDFYVVESVFLPSEGSNLTPAHHYPDFRFKTYAPLAFRYFRDLFGIKPDDYLYSLVNEPLIELANPGASGSLFYLTSDDEFIIKTVQHKEAKFLQRLLPGYYMNLNQNPRTLLPKFYGLYCIQSGGINIRLVVMNNVLPRSVKMHYKYDLKGSTYKRRASRKEREKACPTYKDLDFQDMHEEGLYFDAETYNNLMKTLQRDCRVLESFKIMDYSLLLGVHVLDQSQREGLEQGQAGGDGRRPVGQRVLYSTAMESIQGDGKAAEALATDDTMGGIPAKTHKEEKLLIFLGIIDILQSYRFIKKLEHSWKALVYDGDSVSVHRPGFYASRFLKFMSTRVFRKTQPIRFSPSKRTRTSIPALKSSSQEILSSQADERNEEKGRRDRLGGARSLASLDGQAVFGSYLRPDLVPANPSFYEGSSMGTISTSSIFVNVDNQTDERDDVASSSTFTLEDSAICLTSEQSTMDVDIDRDDGSVLDVYL; encoded by the exons atgTCAACCACGACGGAAAATGGGATGGGAGGGCCTTGGAGTaccagcagagagaaaacatatAAGAAG ACCACGTCATCGGCCTTGAAGGGGGCCATTCAGCTCGGTATTGGCTATACAGTGGGCAACCTCACCTCCAAGCCTGACAGAGATGTGCTTATGCAAGATTTCTACGTGGTGGAGAGCGTCTTTCTGCCAAG TGAGGGAAGCAACTTGACCCCAGCGCATCACTATCCCGACTTCCGCTTCAAGACCTACGCCCCGCTGGCCTTCCGCTACTTCAGGGATCTGTTCGGCATCAAACCAGACGACTACCTG TACTCCCTGGTAAATGAGCCTCTGATCGAGCTGGCCAACCCCGGGGCCAGCGGGTCTCTCTTCTACCTAACCAGTGATGACGAGTTTATCATTAAAACCGTCCAGCACAAAGAGGCCAAGTTTCTACAGCGATTACTACCTGGATACTATATG AACCTGAATCAGAATCCACGCACGCTGCTGCCCAAATTTTACGGACTGTACTGTATCCAGTCAGGAGGCATCAACATCCGACTGGTGGTGATGAACAACGTGCTGCCTCGCTCCGTCAAAATGCATTATAAATACGACCTGAAGGGATCCACCTACAAGAGACGAGCGTccaggaaagagagggagaaggcgTGTCCGACCTACAAAGATCTGGACTTCCAGGACATGCACGAAGAAGGGCTTTACTTTGACGCAGAGACGTACAACAACCTGATGAAGACCCTGCAGAGAGACTGTCGG GTGTTGGAGAGTTTTAAGATCATGGACTACAGCCTGCTGCTGGGGGTCCACGTCCTGGACCAGAGCCAGAGAGAAGGGCTCGAGCAGGGCCAGGCAGGGGGGGACGGCAGGAGACCTGTGGGTCAGAGGGTCCTCTACTCCACCGCCATGGAGTCCATCCAGGGAGACGGCAAGGCTGCCGAAGCCCTCGCCACAGATGACAC GATGGGTGGTATCCctgccaaaacacacaaagaagagaAGCTGCTCATCTTCCTGGGTATCATAGATATTCTACAGTCATACAG GTTCATTAAAAAGTTGGAACACTCTTGGAAAGCCTTGGTGTACGATGGG GACTCCGTCTCGGTGCACCGGCCCGGGTTTTATGCCAGCCGCTTCCTCAAGTTCATGAGCACACGGGTCTTCAGGAAGACACAGC CAATTCGATTCTCCCCTTCAAAGAGGACTCGCACTTCCATTCCAGCTCTGAAGTCGTCCTCTCAGGAGATCCTTTCATCGCAGGCAGATGAGAGGAATGAGGAGAAGGGCAGGAGGGACAGGCTGGGAGGAGCTCGCAGTCTGGCCAGTCTGGACGGACAAG ctgTGTTCGGTTCCTACCTGCGTCCCGATCTGGTCCCTGCCAACCCGTCCTTCTACGAGGGCTCCTCCATGGGAaccatctccacctcctccatctTTGTCAACGTGGACAACCAAACAGACGAGAG AGATGACGTTGCATCCAGTTCTACGTTTACCCTGGAGGACAGCGCTATCTGCCTCACTTCCGAGCAAAGCACCATGGATGTGGACATAGACCGTGATGACGGATCCGTTCTTGATGTCTACTTG TGA